The Vicinamibacterales bacterium genome has a segment encoding these proteins:
- a CDS encoding ubiquinone/menaquinone biosynthesis methyltransferase — MSLRTAFDSPERKRAHARALFATIADRYDLITAVLSYGQDARWKRRLVRLAQVKPGERALDLACGTGDIAFAVAAKGARVTGLDITPRMLELAARRSGAATFLAGDMTSLPFTSQTFDLVTTGYGLRNVPDLDTAIDEIARVLRPGGRLLSLDFNRPRSAVVRVAYLSYLTVVGSALGWLLHRDPDTYRYIPASIRRYPGAEGVAALLTSRGFNVRVIPLLFGLMSLHLAERR, encoded by the coding sequence ATGTCGCTGCGAACGGCGTTCGACTCGCCCGAACGCAAGCGCGCTCACGCGCGCGCCCTGTTCGCGACCATTGCCGATCGCTACGACTTGATCACCGCGGTGCTGTCGTACGGACAGGACGCGCGGTGGAAGCGGCGGCTCGTGCGCCTGGCCCAGGTCAAGCCCGGCGAGCGTGCGCTCGACCTGGCCTGCGGCACCGGCGACATCGCGTTCGCGGTGGCGGCCAAGGGCGCGCGGGTGACCGGGCTCGACATCACGCCACGCATGCTCGAACTGGCGGCGCGGAGATCCGGGGCGGCGACGTTCCTGGCCGGCGACATGACCAGCCTGCCGTTCACGTCGCAGACCTTCGACCTGGTCACCACGGGCTACGGCTTGCGCAACGTGCCGGACCTCGACACCGCGATCGACGAAATCGCGCGCGTGTTGCGTCCCGGCGGGCGGCTGCTGTCGCTCGATTTCAATCGTCCGCGGTCGGCCGTGGTCCGCGTCGCCTACCTGTCGTACCTCACGGTGGTCGGGTCCGCGCTCGGCTGGCTCCTGCACCGCGACCCCGACACGTATCGCTACATCCCGGCTTCGATTCGCCGCTACCCCGGCGCCGAAGGGGTGGCCGCGCTGCTGACATCACGGGGCTTCAACGTCCGTGTCATCCCGCTACTGTTTGGGTTGATGTCACTGCATCTCGCCGAACGCCGCTAA
- a CDS encoding nucleoside recognition domain-containing protein produces the protein MSERLAATTGDIIREAAALRRSLEAGFREEVVTSLYGEVERITRRAVQDSGSRPLELDQRIDRIVTSRWLGLPLMLVVLAVIFWLTIVGANVPSQMLAQGFFWFEDLAAGWFTQLGVPWWITGFVWHGVYRGLAWVISVMLPPMAIFFPLFTILEDLGYLPRVAFNLDYLFKRAGAHGKQALSMAMGFGCNAAGVIATRVIDSPRERLVAILTNNFVPCNGRFPTLIMLATVFVAAAFPPAVASLVAAGSVVAIVLVGVAFTLAVSWALSRTVLRGEASAFTLELPPYRRPAVARILYTSLIDRTLFVLWRAIVTAAPAGAVIWLLANISPGGVSLATRTAVFLDPLGWAIGLDGVILLAYIIAIPANEIVVPTMLMVYMSQGMMTELDSLDGLRVLLVDEHGWTMLTAVNLMLFSLLHNPCATTIITIYKETLSAKWTTIGALMPLVLAFAVTLLTAAIARMFLGF, from the coding sequence GTGAGCGAGCGCCTGGCCGCCACCACCGGCGACATCATCCGCGAAGCCGCGGCGCTGCGCCGCTCGCTGGAGGCGGGCTTCCGCGAGGAGGTGGTGACGTCGCTGTACGGTGAGGTCGAGCGCATCACGCGGCGGGCCGTGCAGGATTCCGGATCGCGGCCGCTGGAACTCGATCAGCGCATCGACCGCATCGTCACGTCGCGGTGGCTCGGGCTGCCGCTGATGCTGGTGGTCCTCGCGGTGATCTTCTGGCTGACCATCGTCGGCGCGAATGTCCCGTCGCAGATGCTGGCCCAGGGGTTCTTCTGGTTCGAGGACCTGGCGGCGGGCTGGTTCACGCAGCTCGGCGTGCCGTGGTGGATCACCGGTTTCGTGTGGCACGGCGTCTATCGCGGCCTGGCGTGGGTGATCAGCGTGATGCTGCCGCCGATGGCGATCTTCTTCCCGCTCTTCACCATTCTCGAGGACCTCGGCTATTTGCCGCGCGTCGCCTTCAACCTCGACTACCTGTTCAAGCGGGCGGGCGCGCACGGCAAGCAGGCACTGTCGATGGCGATGGGCTTCGGCTGCAACGCCGCCGGCGTCATTGCCACGCGGGTGATCGACTCGCCGCGCGAGCGGCTGGTCGCGATCCTGACCAACAACTTCGTGCCCTGCAACGGCCGCTTCCCGACGTTGATCATGCTCGCCACGGTGTTCGTGGCGGCGGCCTTTCCGCCGGCGGTGGCGTCGCTGGTTGCCGCCGGGTCGGTGGTGGCCATCGTCCTGGTCGGGGTGGCGTTCACGCTGGCCGTGTCGTGGGCGCTGTCGCGGACGGTGCTGCGGGGCGAGGCCTCGGCGTTCACCCTTGAACTGCCGCCATACCGCCGGCCGGCCGTGGCGCGCATCCTCTACACGTCGCTGATCGACCGCACCCTGTTCGTCCTGTGGCGCGCCATTGTCACCGCCGCCCCGGCCGGCGCGGTGATCTGGCTGCTGGCCAACATCTCACCGGGCGGCGTCAGCCTTGCCACCCGGACTGCCGTCTTTCTCGATCCGCTCGGTTGGGCCATCGGCCTCGACGGTGTCATCCTGCTGGCCTACATCATCGCCATTCCGGCGAACGAGATCGTGGTGCCGACGATGTTGATGGTCTACATGTCCCAGGGCATGATGACCGAGCTCGATTCTCTGGACGGCCTGCGCGTGCTGCTGGTTGACGAGCACGGCTGGACGATGCTGACCGCGGTGAATCTCATGCTGTTCTCGCTGCTGCATAACCCCTGCGCGACGACCATCATCACGATCTACAAGGAAACGCTCAGCGCCAAGTGGACGACCATTGGCGCCCTGATGCCGCTGGTCCTGGCGTTTGCGGTGACCTTGCTGACCGCCGCGATCGCCCGCATGTTCCTCGGTTTCTGA
- a CDS encoding FeoB small GTPase domain-containing protein yields MSVEHNCETCPVHAEMAQLGAAVGAYDRVVALAGNPNTGKSTLFNSLTGLRQHTGNWPGKTVTRAEGGFQFGGVRYKLVDLPGTYSLLSASDDEEVARNYLLFGRPDCTVVVVDASALERNLYLVLQVLEITDRVVVAVNLMDEAKRRGVSVDTRSLARDLGVPAVPIVAGTGENMMALLGEVAAVASGETVTQPLRSKGTPEFERAVSTLVPMIEAAAPGVPNARWIAIRLLDGDVPVEEALASGRLAELVVRQQAPDARFSRKIALQGAQ; encoded by the coding sequence ATGAGCGTCGAACACAACTGCGAAACCTGTCCGGTGCACGCGGAGATGGCCCAACTGGGCGCCGCCGTCGGGGCTTACGATCGGGTCGTCGCCCTCGCCGGCAATCCCAACACCGGCAAGTCCACGCTGTTCAACTCGCTGACCGGCCTGCGCCAGCACACCGGCAACTGGCCCGGCAAGACGGTGACGCGCGCCGAAGGCGGCTTCCAGTTCGGCGGCGTGCGCTACAAGCTCGTGGACCTGCCGGGCACTTACTCGCTGCTGTCGGCCTCAGACGATGAGGAAGTGGCCAGGAACTATCTGCTGTTCGGACGTCCGGACTGCACCGTGGTGGTCGTGGACGCGAGCGCGCTCGAGCGCAACCTCTACCTGGTCCTCCAGGTGCTGGAGATCACCGATCGCGTCGTGGTGGCGGTGAACCTGATGGACGAAGCGAAACGTCGCGGCGTCAGCGTTGACACGCGCAGCCTCGCGCGCGACCTGGGGGTGCCGGCGGTTCCGATCGTGGCGGGCACCGGCGAGAACATGATGGCGCTGCTCGGGGAGGTGGCCGCGGTCGCGTCGGGGGAGACGGTGACCCAGCCGCTGCGTTCCAAGGGGACGCCGGAGTTCGAGCGCGCGGTCAGCACGCTGGTGCCGATGATCGAAGCGGCGGCGCCGGGCGTGCCAAACGCGCGATGGATCGCCATTCGCCTGCTCGATGGCGACGTGCCGGTCGAAGAAGCGCTGGCCAGCGGCCGGCTCGCCGAACTGGTGGTCCGCCAGCAGGCGCCTGACGCTCGCTTCAGCCGCAAGATCGCGCTGCAGGGAGCGCAGTGA
- a CDS encoding metal-dependent transcriptional regulator, translating into MMYFLLLIVIGLVVFAPVYGVAARVRKYRLALARERTENALKHLLRQATEGHTSSFASLQGVLRMGDRQLMALTQRLEREGLVRSEGTQFQLTPGGERVALHVLRAHRLWELYLADELGVPIDRVHEQAERAEHGLSKEQLDRLSAAMGHPELDPHGDPIPTGDGLVPESPGTPLAAWPPSTPGCIVHLEDEPPLAFAQLSAEGLRLGQVVRIIDRSPTRVVLSDGENEYRLAPMVAANVHVVAVTATEPVSTAWPEGVIPLTGLPSGASAEVVALDPAFRGFARRRLLDLGFTPGARIRSDLATFAGDPRAYRLRGTTIALRREQSDHVLVKRLA; encoded by the coding sequence ATGATGTACTTCCTGCTGCTGATCGTGATTGGGCTGGTGGTGTTTGCGCCCGTTTACGGGGTGGCGGCGCGGGTCCGAAAGTATCGGCTGGCGCTGGCGCGCGAGCGCACGGAGAACGCACTCAAGCACCTGCTGCGGCAGGCCACCGAGGGCCACACCTCGTCGTTTGCGTCATTGCAGGGCGTGCTGCGCATGGGCGATCGCCAGTTGATGGCGCTGACGCAGCGTCTCGAGCGTGAGGGCCTGGTGCGCTCGGAAGGCACGCAGTTCCAGCTGACGCCCGGCGGCGAGCGCGTCGCCCTTCACGTCTTGCGCGCTCACCGCTTGTGGGAGCTGTATCTCGCCGACGAACTGGGCGTCCCGATCGATCGCGTGCACGAGCAGGCCGAGCGCGCCGAACACGGTCTCAGCAAGGAACAACTCGATCGGCTGTCGGCGGCGATGGGCCATCCCGAACTGGATCCCCACGGCGATCCGATTCCCACCGGCGACGGACTGGTCCCCGAGTCACCGGGCACTCCGCTCGCCGCGTGGCCGCCGTCCACGCCGGGCTGCATCGTGCACCTCGAGGACGAGCCGCCGCTGGCCTTCGCGCAGCTGTCGGCCGAGGGGCTTCGTCTCGGCCAGGTCGTGCGCATCATCGACCGGTCGCCGACCCGCGTGGTGCTCAGCGACGGCGAGAACGAGTATCGGCTGGCGCCGATGGTGGCCGCTAACGTTCACGTCGTCGCGGTGACGGCGACGGAACCGGTATCGACGGCGTGGCCGGAAGGGGTGATCCCCCTCACCGGCCTCCCCTCCGGTGCGTCGGCGGAAGTGGTGGCGCTCGATCCGGCGTTCCGCGGTTTCGCCCGCCGGCGCCTGCTCGACCTGGGCTTCACGCCGGGGGCGCGCATCCGCAGCGACCTGGCCACCTTTGCGGGAGACCCCCGCGCGTATCGGCTGCGCGGCACCACCATTGCGCTTCGGCGCGAGCAATCGGATCACGTGCTCGTCAAGCGGCTGGCCTGA
- a CDS encoding metal-dependent transcriptional regulator: MFPSSTVENYLKAIYVGETHLAAGQKLMPMGQLAASLGIAPGTATTMVKALAESGLVTYEPYNGVRLTSAGQKLAARVLRRHRLIELFLVQVIGMNWDEVHDDAEQLEHVVSDRLIERIDEMLGQPEVDPHGDPIPTADGELPHRALETLLTCPLHTRVTVARVTDQDAAFLRFIESHNLKPGQTIEVEARDEVSDSVQLKGPDEARITIGARAASKLLVTE, from the coding sequence ATGTTTCCGTCGAGCACCGTCGAAAACTACCTCAAGGCAATCTATGTCGGCGAGACCCACCTGGCGGCGGGCCAGAAGCTCATGCCGATGGGCCAGCTGGCCGCCTCGCTCGGCATCGCGCCCGGCACCGCCACCACCATGGTCAAGGCCCTGGCCGAGTCCGGACTCGTGACCTACGAGCCGTACAACGGGGTGCGCCTCACCTCCGCCGGCCAGAAGCTCGCCGCGCGCGTGCTGCGCCGCCACCGGTTGATCGAGCTGTTCCTCGTCCAGGTGATCGGCATGAACTGGGACGAAGTGCACGATGACGCGGAGCAGTTGGAGCACGTGGTGTCGGACCGCTTGATCGAGCGGATCGACGAGATGCTGGGCCAACCCGAAGTGGATCCGCACGGCGACCCCATCCCCACCGCCGATGGTGAGCTGCCCCACCGCGCGCTCGAGACCCTGCTGACCTGCCCGCTGCACACCCGTGTCACCGTTGCGCGCGTCACCGATCAGGACGCCGCGTTCCTGCGGTTCATCGAAAGCCACAACCTCAAGCCGGGCCAGACCATTGAAGTCGAGGCGCGCGACGAGGTGTCCGACAGCGTGCAGTTGAAGGGGCCGGACGAGGCGCGCATCACGATTGGCGCGCGGGCGGCGTCGAAGCTCCTGGTTACCGAATGA
- a CDS encoding HAD-IA family hydrolase, with translation MIIVFDLDGTLIDSARDLGEAASELVQGFGAPPLSVSQVVTMVGDGAPLLVRRALERSGLNPDMPGALERFLQIYDRRLMDHTVAYPGIHEELSRAVARGPLAVLTNKPLGPSIGILEALNLRGYFTRIIGGDGEYGRKPDPAGLLALRALAPGEPVVMIGDSPADAKTAGAVGCPFVFARYGFGAAKFAPEPPPTRLVVDHPRELSAVLDLIR, from the coding sequence GTGATCATAGTCTTTGATCTGGACGGCACGCTGATCGATTCGGCGCGCGACCTGGGGGAGGCCGCCAGCGAACTGGTGCAGGGCTTCGGCGCGCCGCCGCTCTCGGTGTCGCAGGTGGTGACGATGGTCGGCGACGGCGCGCCCCTCCTCGTGCGGCGCGCGCTGGAACGGTCGGGGCTCAATCCCGACATGCCCGGCGCCCTCGAGCGGTTCCTGCAGATTTACGATCGGCGGCTGATGGACCACACGGTGGCGTACCCAGGCATCCACGAGGAACTGTCGCGGGCGGTGGCGCGCGGACCCCTGGCGGTACTGACGAACAAGCCGTTGGGGCCGTCGATCGGCATCCTCGAGGCGCTCAACCTGCGCGGCTATTTCACGCGCATCATCGGCGGCGATGGCGAGTACGGGCGCAAGCCCGACCCGGCCGGCCTGCTCGCGCTTCGCGCGCTGGCCCCGGGTGAGCCGGTGGTGATGATTGGGGATTCGCCGGCCGATGCGAAGACGGCCGGCGCGGTCGGGTGTCCGTTCGTGTTCGCGCGCTACGGGTTTGGCGCCGCGAAGTTTGCGCCCGAGCCGCCGCCGACGCGGTTGGTCGTGGACCACCCGCGGGAGCTGTCCGCGGTGCTGGATCTCATTCGGTAA
- a CDS encoding 7-cyano-7-deazaguanine synthase, whose translation MNTLVLLSGGLDSAVLAAHEAQGAAVQPVYVSVGLAWEQGELAMIERLLTTPAFNGKVLPLYRVEFTMRDVYPPTHWAIRGVPPAYDTPDEDVYLTGRNLVLLTKAAVVATRTGAHRIALGPLAGNPFPDARPAFFAAMATALSLGLDHAIDVAAPFLDWEKAQVIRRGVALGVPLELTLSCMNPAAGASGALPMHCGLCSKCRERRDAFAAAGVADPSVYANPSPRA comes from the coding sequence ATGAACACGCTGGTCCTACTCTCGGGCGGGCTCGACAGCGCGGTCCTGGCCGCGCACGAAGCCCAGGGCGCCGCCGTCCAACCGGTCTACGTGAGCGTGGGGCTCGCGTGGGAGCAGGGCGAGCTCGCCATGATCGAGCGCCTGCTCACGACGCCGGCCTTCAACGGCAAGGTGCTGCCGCTGTACCGCGTCGAGTTCACGATGCGCGATGTCTACCCGCCCACGCACTGGGCCATTCGCGGCGTGCCGCCGGCCTACGACACACCCGACGAAGACGTCTACCTGACCGGACGCAACCTCGTGCTGTTGACGAAAGCGGCCGTGGTCGCGACGCGGACCGGCGCGCACCGCATCGCCCTGGGGCCGCTGGCCGGCAATCCGTTCCCCGATGCCCGGCCCGCCTTCTTCGCGGCCATGGCCACCGCCCTCTCGCTCGGCCTGGACCACGCCATCGACGTCGCCGCGCCGTTTCTCGATTGGGAGAAGGCGCAGGTGATCCGGCGAGGCGTCGCGCTCGGCGTGCCGCTGGAGCTGACACTGTCGTGCATGAACCCAGCGGCGGGTGCATCGGGTGCACTGCCAATGCACTGCGGACTGTGCAGCAAGTGCCGCGAGCGCCGCGATGCGTTTGCCGCGGCGGGCGTCGCCGATCCCAGCGTCTACGCGAACCCGTCGCCGCGCGCCTAG
- a CDS encoding DUF4097 family beta strand repeat-containing protein — MRSTIHRPLPVAGVLLLASTVLAGCEVNLNTEGLSARETKNFKVTGQPQVELDTFDGAIEIHSWDRPEVEVEIEKRAMEQSLIDQIKVEATQQGDKIVLKVTGPSRTEFGGVTIGVHISPTARLRVVLPRSSNLVARSGDGSIRAEAIDGKIVLNTADGSVTATRLSGDIQVRSGDGSIRLDKVSGKLDLETDDGSIGLEAKPTVLHVKTGDGSIRAQIDVDTVMADNWDLTTGDGSVTLTLPSSFNAELDAETSDGSVRTSHPMLDDERDQRRSGEDGDDRRERRRTLRTRMGDGGKTLRVRTGDGIIRIER, encoded by the coding sequence ATGAGGTCCACGATCCATCGCCCACTGCCCGTTGCAGGCGTGTTGCTGCTCGCGTCCACGGTCCTGGCGGGCTGCGAGGTCAACCTCAATACCGAGGGCCTGTCGGCGCGGGAGACCAAGAATTTCAAGGTCACGGGCCAGCCGCAGGTTGAGCTCGACACCTTTGACGGCGCCATCGAGATCCACTCGTGGGATCGCCCCGAGGTCGAAGTGGAGATCGAAAAGCGCGCGATGGAGCAGTCGCTGATCGACCAGATCAAGGTCGAGGCCACCCAGCAGGGCGACAAGATCGTGCTCAAGGTCACCGGGCCGTCGCGCACCGAGTTCGGCGGCGTCACCATCGGCGTGCACATCTCGCCCACCGCGCGCCTGCGCGTCGTGCTGCCGCGCTCGAGCAATCTCGTCGCCCGCAGCGGCGACGGTTCGATTCGCGCGGAAGCCATCGACGGCAAGATCGTGCTCAATACCGCGGACGGCAGCGTGACGGCGACCCGGTTGTCCGGCGACATCCAGGTCCGGTCGGGAGACGGCTCGATTCGCCTCGACAAGGTGAGCGGCAAGCTCGACCTGGAAACCGACGACGGCAGCATCGGGCTGGAGGCCAAGCCCACCGTCCTGCACGTCAAGACCGGCGACGGCTCGATCCGCGCCCAGATCGACGTTGACACCGTGATGGCCGACAACTGGGACCTCACCACCGGTGATGGCAGCGTGACGCTCACCCTGCCGTCGAGCTTCAATGCGGAGCTGGACGCCGAAACCAGCGACGGCTCGGTGCGGACGTCGCACCCGATGCTCGACGATGAACGCGATCAGCGGCGGAGCGGTGAAGACGGCGACGACCGCCGCGAGCGCCGCCGCACGCTGCGCACCCGCATGGGCGACGGCGGTAAGACGCTCCGCGTGCGGACCGGCGACGGCATCATCCGCATCGAGCGCTGA
- the nagA gene encoding N-acetylglucosamine-6-phosphate deacetylase, with product MMVLAGADLVLPDRVVERGSLVIHDGRIEAVEARVIDGPAGSTRVDCSGYLIAPGFIDVHVHGVEGIDVLDGGSAVAEVAGRLPKFGVTAFCPTSVACTPSTLAALLAAVQAARASRAPRSARVLPAHLESNFINPDWNGAQPRRCLRLPPAPTVELSSGQSAREFSAAAILDVIAAHRSAAGIITLAPELPGGLDLVRALVAAGHRVSIGHTGATYDEARAAIEAGARHATHLFNRMSSMTSRGPGVVGAVLESDAVAAEIICDGFHVHPALVALAVRMKSARRMMAITDGTSGSGLPVGSRSRLGEQTIIVTERTAELEDGTLAGSILTMDAAFRTLVNRVRVSLPDAVRMCATTPASELGLVEVGSIAAGMTADLVVFGPDLTVRQTYLSGVPALEH from the coding sequence ATGATGGTGCTCGCCGGCGCGGACCTGGTCCTGCCGGATCGCGTGGTCGAGCGAGGCTCCCTCGTCATTCACGACGGTCGCATCGAGGCCGTTGAGGCGCGCGTGATCGACGGACCGGCGGGAAGCACGCGGGTCGATTGCTCCGGGTACCTGATCGCCCCTGGTTTCATTGACGTGCACGTCCACGGCGTCGAAGGCATCGACGTGCTCGACGGCGGCAGCGCCGTGGCCGAGGTGGCCGGACGCCTGCCGAAGTTCGGCGTCACGGCGTTTTGTCCGACGTCAGTGGCCTGCACTCCCTCCACGCTGGCTGCACTGCTCGCCGCGGTGCAGGCCGCCCGGGCGTCTCGCGCGCCGCGCTCGGCCCGCGTGCTGCCCGCCCACCTGGAAAGCAACTTCATCAACCCCGACTGGAACGGCGCGCAGCCACGGCGCTGCCTGCGGCTTCCGCCGGCGCCGACGGTGGAACTGAGTAGTGGGCAGTCAGCACGGGAGTTCAGCGCCGCCGCCATCCTGGACGTGATTGCGGCCCATCGATCGGCGGCCGGCATCATTACGCTCGCGCCGGAACTGCCAGGCGGATTGGATCTGGTCCGGGCCCTGGTCGCCGCCGGGCATCGCGTGTCGATCGGCCACACCGGGGCCACCTACGACGAGGCGCGCGCGGCGATCGAGGCGGGGGCGCGCCACGCCACGCACCTGTTCAATCGCATGTCGTCGATGACCTCCCGCGGCCCGGGTGTGGTGGGGGCCGTGCTCGAGTCCGACGCGGTCGCCGCGGAGATCATCTGCGACGGCTTCCACGTGCACCCGGCGCTCGTCGCCCTCGCCGTCCGCATGAAGTCAGCCCGCCGCATGATGGCCATCACCGACGGCACGTCCGGGTCGGGCCTGCCAGTCGGCTCGCGCTCACGGCTGGGCGAGCAGACAATCATCGTCACCGAGCGCACCGCCGAGCTCGAAGACGGCACGCTCGCCGGCAGCATCCTGACGATGGATGCGGCGTTCAGGACGCTGGTCAATCGCGTGCGGGTGTCCCTGCCTGACGCGGTCCGGATGTGCGCCACCACGCCGGCGTCGGAGCTGGGGCTGGTTGAGGTGGGGTCGATTGCCGCCGGAATGACGGCGGACCTGGTCGTGTTTGGCCCGGACCTGACGGTGCGACAGACCTACCTCTCGGGCGTGCCCGCCTTGGAACACTGA
- a CDS encoding ROK family protein, with the protein MRELTLGVDLSDLVARVVVVNDGGRVLARGELPPSVSHLAHLAHGVRDAALRAIAGAGAKVAALAVALPQAGDPVPADIATALAEAAPGARAVIPVAAGTAAAIAEQWCGAARGLKQVITCSIGEHVTAGLLVNGEPWLGAHGLAGSVGWLALNPVEREDYRRWGGLEAEVGAAGIVRRLVWRIKSGDRSAVTDNVGGDLTRITADDVFQGARAGDGVSISVVRDTAKYIGMAVANLATMLDPEVVVLGGTIAVSGDLMLEPIRLECTRRLRPAQAERLKIVLSTLGADAVAIGAARAAAHPPA; encoded by the coding sequence ATGCGTGAACTGACGCTCGGCGTCGATCTCTCGGATCTCGTGGCGCGCGTCGTCGTGGTCAACGACGGCGGGCGCGTCCTCGCGCGCGGTGAGCTGCCGCCGTCGGTCAGCCACCTCGCCCACCTCGCCCACGGCGTCCGCGATGCCGCTCTCCGCGCCATTGCCGGCGCCGGCGCCAAGGTCGCGGCGCTGGCCGTGGCGCTGCCGCAGGCCGGCGATCCGGTGCCGGCCGACATTGCCACCGCCCTGGCTGAGGCGGCGCCCGGCGCGCGGGCGGTCATTCCCGTTGCCGCCGGCACTGCGGCGGCGATCGCCGAGCAGTGGTGCGGCGCCGCGCGCGGGCTCAAGCAGGTGATCACCTGCTCCATTGGCGAGCACGTGACCGCTGGCCTGCTGGTCAACGGCGAGCCATGGCTCGGCGCGCACGGCCTGGCCGGCTCGGTCGGCTGGCTGGCGCTGAACCCGGTTGAGCGCGAAGACTACCGGCGCTGGGGCGGGCTCGAGGCCGAGGTCGGGGCCGCGGGCATCGTCCGGCGGCTCGTCTGGCGCATTAAGTCCGGCGACCGCTCCGCGGTCACCGACAACGTCGGCGGGGATCTCACGCGCATCACCGCGGACGACGTGTTCCAGGGCGCGCGCGCGGGTGATGGCGTGAGCATCTCGGTCGTCCGCGACACCGCGAAATACATCGGCATGGCGGTGGCGAACCTGGCGACCATGCTGGACCCGGAGGTGGTCGTGCTCGGCGGCACCATCGCCGTGTCGGGCGACCTGATGCTCGAACCGATCCGCCTCGAGTGCACTCGCCGCCTCCGGCCGGCGCAGGCTGAGCGCCTGAAGATCGTGCTGTCCACTCTTGGCGCCGACGCGGTGGCCATCGGCGCTGCGCGCGCCGCCGCGCACCCTCCCGCATGA
- a CDS encoding DUF5615 family PIN-like protein, which yields MGTLWSELGPVAESAADRPRVYADANVPSGVVRFMREHLQWDVLFVMEHPDLRRARDTEHYRLARQLRRTLVTLDRDYLDDRQFPPQHGSGVLVIAAADERGLTRLLERVDRQLFAAAPLPLDGRKLHAHIDWRPEHA from the coding sequence ATGGGAACCCTGTGGTCGGAGCTGGGCCCGGTCGCCGAGTCTGCGGCGGACCGCCCGCGAGTCTACGCCGACGCCAACGTGCCGTCCGGCGTCGTCCGATTCATGCGCGAGCACTTGCAGTGGGACGTCCTTTTTGTGATGGAACATCCAGACCTTCGGCGGGCGCGCGACACCGAGCACTACCGGCTGGCCCGCCAGCTTCGCCGGACGCTGGTGACGCTCGACCGCGATTACCTTGACGACCGGCAGTTTCCGCCGCAGCACGGCTCCGGCGTGCTGGTGATTGCCGCCGCCGACGAACGCGGACTGACGCGGCTGCTCGAGCGCGTCGATCGGCAGTTGTTCGCCGCGGCGCCGTTGCCCCTCGACGGGCGCAAACTGCATGCCCACATTGACTGGCGGCCCGAACATGCGTGA
- the speY gene encoding deoxyhypusine synthase: protein MPYRSPGAPKGPKSFLKGKPIRYYRPKGSAAIRTLIDEGFQAFNAARLGEACRIFGDKMLGKQHDTTIALTIAGAMTPAGLGGCVIELMERGLIDFIISTGANLYHDLHYALNFTLRRGSPFVDDRVLYHEGVIRIYDVLFPAQVLLDTDTFIRDFLVASGLEGPMSSAEMHEALGKHLLKVRPGCAKYSVVASAAKYGVPVYTSSPGDSSIGMNVAYHAMINHSTLQVDPNKDVNEVCAIIQAAEKNGCLILGGGSPKNFYLQGQPTLWEVYGIPKGGNDYFIQITTDSVVWGGLSGATPAEAVSWGKVNPSVLPDTAVVYADSTIAFPLFCEYVVGHQNGRRKRKALLRQRTAMLADLEREARKQIKKREKKAKA from the coding sequence ATGCCATACCGGTCCCCGGGCGCGCCCAAAGGTCCCAAGTCGTTTCTCAAAGGCAAGCCGATTCGCTACTACCGTCCCAAGGGGAGCGCGGCGATCCGCACCCTCATCGACGAGGGCTTCCAGGCCTTCAACGCGGCGCGGCTCGGGGAAGCGTGCCGGATCTTCGGCGACAAGATGCTGGGCAAGCAGCACGACACGACGATCGCCCTGACCATTGCCGGCGCGATGACGCCCGCGGGCCTTGGCGGGTGCGTGATCGAGCTGATGGAGCGCGGGCTGATCGACTTCATCATCAGCACGGGCGCGAACCTCTACCACGACCTGCACTACGCCCTGAATTTCACCCTGCGCCGCGGCTCGCCGTTCGTGGACGACCGCGTGCTCTACCACGAAGGCGTGATCCGCATCTACGACGTGCTGTTCCCGGCACAGGTGCTGCTCGACACCGACACCTTCATCCGCGACTTCCTGGTCGCGAGCGGCCTCGAAGGCCCGATGTCGTCGGCGGAAATGCACGAAGCGCTGGGCAAGCACCTGTTGAAGGTGCGGCCCGGCTGCGCGAAGTACTCGGTGGTGGCCTCGGCCGCCAAGTACGGCGTGCCGGTCTACACCTCGTCGCCGGGCGACAGCTCCATCGGCATGAACGTCGCCTACCACGCGATGATCAATCACAGCACGCTGCAGGTGGATCCCAACAAGGACGTCAACGAAGTCTGCGCGATCATCCAGGCTGCGGAGAAGAACGGCTGCTTGATCCTCGGCGGCGGGTCGCCGAAGAATTTCTACCTGCAGGGCCAGCCCACGCTGTGGGAGGTGTACGGCATTCCCAAGGGCGGCAACGACTACTTCATTCAGATCACCACCGACTCGGTGGTGTGGGGCGGCCTGTCGGGGGCGACGCCCGCCGAAGCGGTGAGCTGGGGCAAGGTGAATCCGAGCGTGCTGCCCGATACCGCGGTGGTCTACGCCGATTCGACGATCGCCTTCCCGTTGTTCTGCGAGTACGTCGTCGGCCACCAGAACGGCCGCCGCAAGCGGAAGGCGTTGCTGCGGCAGCGAACGGCCATGCTCGCCGACCTCGAGCGCGAGGCGCGCAAGCAGATCAAGAAACGCGAGAAGAAGGCCAAGGCCTGA